The Catharus ustulatus isolate bCatUst1 chromosome 16, bCatUst1.pri.v2, whole genome shotgun sequence genome window below encodes:
- the LOC117003730 gene encoding GRB2-related adapter protein, translated as MESVALYSFQATEKDELPFQKGDTLKILNMEDDQNWYKAELFGCEGFVPKNYIKVKPHPWYAGRISRSLAEERLLQRNHLGAFLIRDSESAPGEFSLSVSYGKRVQHFKVLRERNGKYFLWEEKFNSLNELVEFYRTTTIAKEQQLFLCDENHTQEVKRPRFVQAQFNFPAQEGSQLPFLRGDIIEVLDCPDPNWWQGKMYGRVGLFPRSYVQPLRK; from the exons ATGGAATCGGTGGCCCTGTACAGCTTCCAGGCGACGGAGAAGGATGAGCTGCCCTTCCAGAAAGGGGACACGCTGAAG ATCCTCAACATGGAAGATGACCAGAACTGGTACAAGGCTGAGCTGTTCGGCTGCGAGGGCTTTGTCCCCAAAAACTACATCAAGGTCAAGCCACACCC GTGGTACGCGGGCAGGATCTCCCGGAGCCTGGCAGAGGAGCGGCTGCTCCAGCGCAATCACCTGGGAGCCTTCCTGATCCGCGACAGCGAGAGCGCCCCGGGAGAGTTCTCCCTCTCCGTCAG CTACGGGAAGCGAGTCCAGCACTTCAAGGTGCTCAGGGAGAGGAACGGCAAATATTTCCTCTGGGAGGAAAAGTTCAACTCCCTCAACGAGCTGGTGGAATTCTACAGGACCACCACGATCGccaaagagcagcagcttttcctgtgcGACGAGAACCACACCCAGGAG GTGAAGAGACCCCGATTCGTGCAAGCCCAGTTCAActtcccagcccaggagggcTCCCAGCTGCCCTTCCTGCGTGGGGACATCATCGAGGTGCTGGACTGCCCCGACCCCAACTGGTGGCAGGGGAAGATGTACGGGCGCGTCGGGCTCTTCCCCCGGAGCTACGTCCAACCCCTCCGCAAGTGA